A single region of the Sylvia atricapilla isolate bSylAtr1 unplaced genomic scaffold, bSylAtr1.pri scaffold_156_arrow_ctg1, whole genome shotgun sequence genome encodes:
- the LOC136374846 gene encoding zinc finger protein 135-like isoform X1 → MSREAQADTELSTEPGQDKAPRQKLVPEALWSGSTAQESNGEEKARRSRTRRGCKRTSRGSQEERPTLGQSSELGVPERRHAGEKPHKCSECKKSFKSRSVLITHQRSHTGERPYECVECGKSFRHRSQLITHQRSHTGERPYECDQCRKRFQTSSDLLRHQRIHTDERPFRCPDCGMSFKQNSALINHRRIHTGERPYECGECGKSFRQSSTLTTHKRIHTGERPYECGECGKSFSCSSALIVHQRTHTGERPYECPQCGKCFRRKSTLIKHHRIHTGERPYECSQCGKRFSSRSHLILHKQIHTGERPYECDQCGKRFQTSYTLLRHQRIHTDEKPFHCPDCGKAFKKNAYLDIHQRIHTGERPYECPQCGKTFSDRRILIRHKMIHSGERPYECDQCGKTFSDRRNLIRHKMIHSGERPYKCDQCGKSFRQSSTLTTHKRIHTGERPYECGECGKTFSCTSALIVHQRTHTGARPYECPQCGKRFSHSSTLTQHKRRQH, encoded by the exons atgtcCCGGGAGGCgcaggcag aCACGGAGCTGAGCACGGAGCCCGGGCAGGACAAAGCCCCGCGGCAGAAGCTGGTGCCAGAGGCCCTTTGGAGCGGCTCCACGGCGCAGGAATCCAACGGGGAGGAAAAGGCCCGGAGATCCCGCACCAGGAGGGGCTGCAAACGCACATCTCGGGGCTCCCAGGAGGAAAGACCCACCCTCGGGCAGAGCTCGGAGCTGGGGGTCCCTGAGCGGCGTCACGCTGGGGAGAAGCCCCACAAGTGCTCGGAATGCAAGAAGAGCTTCAAATCCAGATCTGTGCTGATCACACACCAGAGGAGCCACACGGGAGAACGGCCCTACGAGTGTgtggagtgtgggaagagcttcaggcACAG ATCTCAGCTGATCACACACCAGAGGAGCCACACAGGGGAGAGGCCCTATGAGTGTGACCAATGCAGGAAGAGGTTTCAGACCAGTTCTGATCTTCTCAGGCACCAGCGGATTCACACAGATGAGAGGCCCTTCCGCTGCCCTGACTGCGGGATGAGCTTCAAGCAAAACTCCGCCCTCATAAACCACCGGCGCATCCACaccggggagaggccctacgagtgtggggagtgtgggaagagcttcaggcAGAGCTCAACCCTGACCACACACAAGAGGATCCACACCGGagagaggccctacgagtgtggggagtgtgggaagagctttagTTGCAGCTCCGCCCTTATCGTCCACCAGAGAACCCACACCGGagagaggccctacgagtgtccccagtgtgggaaATGCTTCAGGAGGAAATCCACCCTGATCAAACACCATAGGATCCATACaggggagaggccctacgagtgttCCCAGTGTGGGAAGAGATTCAGCAGTCGCTCCCACCTAATTCTCCACAAGCAAATCCACACAGGAGAGAGACCCTACGAGTGTGACCAATGCGGGAAGAGGTTTCAGACCAGCTATACTCTCCTCCGGCACCAGCGCATTCACACGGATGAGAAACCCTTCCACTGCCCCGACTGCGGGAAGGCCTTCAAGAAAAACGCCTACCTAGACATCCACCAGCGAATCCACaccggggagaggccctacgagtgtccccagtgtgggaagaCATTCAGCGATAGGCGCATCTTGATCAGACACAAGATGATTCACAgtggggagaggccctacgagtgtgaCCAGTGTGGGAAGACATTCAGCGATAGGCGCAACTTGATCAGACACAAGATGATTCACAGtggggagaggccctacaaGTGTGaccagtgtgggaagagcttcaggcAGAGCTCAACCCTGACCACACACAAGAGGATCCACACCGGagagaggccctacgagtgtggggagtgtgggaagaCCTTTAGTTGCACCTCTGCCCTTATCGTCCACCAGAGAACCCACACCGGAGCAAGGCCCTacgagtgtccccagtgtgggaagagATTCTCACACAGCTCAACCTTGACCCAACACAAACGGAGGCAGCACTGA